In Edaphobacter paludis, a single window of DNA contains:
- a CDS encoding energy transducer TonB, which translates to MELCPNLQEIACQSDPDVREYRFLFDRHSISYGTPQNLSAFIRELKENTNFAADFWQHTAFVQMKEKGNLSQCELLTLLVISVAGTEVSTADSQIGDLVTEFDAILLAHKNDPALSRVPEVLDPAYAPQSSDRNGPKNGDGKKLIFPVAAVKLFPQPRQYLYVAGFGILSLLAISSLRSLTARRTHSERAISSEKSSSIDGKIASTSFPPPSQAAISLPLSNTSEKNFDPQKGFSRVRSLEQNPTAHSDHFGKFDGSAKSNSARLSPLRRNISFATTSTPPDSDSSKEKTHSIGISSGIMTGNLLECSLPSYPKLASLTHVQGPVFLQTIISPYGTVESVHVIKGPYLLRKAATSAVRTWVYKPYVIHGKATEIATIVKVDFALKH; encoded by the coding sequence ATGGAATTGTGTCCAAATCTTCAAGAAATTGCCTGCCAGTCGGATCCGGATGTCCGAGAGTATAGATTCCTCTTCGATCGGCATTCCATCTCCTATGGAACACCTCAAAATCTCTCTGCATTTATTCGAGAATTAAAAGAGAATACGAATTTTGCTGCTGATTTCTGGCAGCACACGGCGTTCGTACAAATGAAAGAGAAGGGCAATCTCTCTCAATGCGAATTGCTTACGCTCCTTGTGATCTCGGTGGCAGGAACCGAAGTCTCTACTGCGGATAGTCAAATAGGAGACCTCGTTACGGAGTTCGACGCCATTCTTCTTGCTCATAAGAATGATCCTGCACTCTCACGCGTTCCCGAAGTCCTGGATCCAGCCTACGCTCCACAATCCTCTGATCGAAATGGACCGAAAAACGGCGACGGTAAGAAATTGATATTTCCCGTTGCAGCTGTGAAGCTTTTCCCACAGCCCAGGCAATATCTCTATGTGGCTGGTTTCGGGATTCTCTCACTTCTGGCAATCTCATCTCTGCGGAGCCTCACTGCCCGTCGTACACACTCCGAGAGAGCAATATCTTCAGAGAAGAGTAGCTCCATCGATGGGAAAATTGCATCCACCAGCTTCCCTCCCCCGAGCCAAGCGGCCATATCTCTCCCACTCTCAAACACAAGCGAGAAAAATTTCGATCCCCAAAAGGGCTTCTCCCGCGTAAGAAGCCTAGAGCAAAATCCTACAGCCCACTCCGATCATTTCGGTAAATTCGATGGATCCGCCAAGTCGAACAGCGCTCGTCTCTCTCCTCTGAGACGAAATATAAGCTTTGCAACGACATCCACGCCGCCAGATTCGGACTCATCGAAGGAAAAGACACACAGCATCGGCATATCATCCGGCATAATGACGGGAAATCTGTTGGAGTGCAGCCTACCTTCCTACCCGAAGCTGGCAAGCCTGACCCATGTTCAAGGACCTGTTTTCCTTCAGACGATCATCTCCCCCTATGGAACCGTGGAATCTGTGCACGTAATCAAAGGGCCGTATCTCCTTCGAAAAGCAGCGACCAGCGCTGTCCGCACTTGGGTCTATAAGCCTTACGTCATCCATGGCAAGGCAACAGAAATTGCGACTATTGTTAAGGTCGATTTCGCGCTCAAGCATTAG
- a CDS encoding MFS transporter: protein MSSASSNPADQAIAHAKRRLVPFLLLMYVVSFLDRANVGFAKQALQQSLGLSAAAYALGAGLFFVTYALFEIPSNLIMQRVGARVWMCRIMVSWGLVSMATMFVTGPISYYALRLMLGAAEAGFFPGVLLYLTYWFPNRTKGQVLGLFYFGAPLALVLGGPVSGALLQIPSTSGLQGWQWMFLIEGLMAVIVGIWAFAYLQDKPQDVAWLTEIQKAALLKELSEEEQLRRAYGATGLRSLLKSGPLLYCTLIYLLIQMSVYGVVFYLPTLVGAMLGRTMGFKVGLVSAIPWVCAVAATYWIPRTADRHRNHRLLAGLTLFGAGIASALFGSGSSLVAMLALCFAASGFIAVQPLFWTLPMGYLADNAAAGGLALINAAGAVGGFLAPNAKVWADTQFSFPRAGLYLLAGFSLLAAILILGVRKIELSRVRG, encoded by the coding sequence GTGTCATCAGCTTCCTCGAATCCGGCGGACCAGGCGATCGCGCATGCGAAGCGTCGCCTGGTGCCGTTCCTGCTCCTGATGTATGTGGTGTCGTTCCTCGATCGGGCCAACGTTGGATTTGCGAAGCAGGCGCTTCAGCAGTCCCTCGGCCTATCTGCTGCCGCGTACGCTCTGGGGGCCGGCCTGTTTTTCGTCACGTATGCGCTGTTTGAGATTCCCAGTAACCTCATCATGCAAAGGGTAGGTGCGCGCGTCTGGATGTGCCGCATCATGGTGAGTTGGGGTCTGGTCTCGATGGCCACCATGTTCGTTACCGGCCCGATCTCTTATTACGCGCTGCGCCTGATGCTTGGAGCTGCCGAGGCGGGTTTTTTTCCGGGTGTTCTTCTTTATCTCACCTATTGGTTCCCGAACCGTACCAAAGGTCAGGTTCTTGGCCTGTTTTACTTCGGTGCTCCTCTTGCCCTTGTCCTTGGCGGCCCGGTATCGGGAGCGCTGCTCCAGATACCCTCTACTAGCGGACTGCAGGGCTGGCAGTGGATGTTTCTTATTGAAGGACTGATGGCCGTGATCGTCGGAATCTGGGCATTCGCGTATTTACAAGATAAGCCTCAGGATGTTGCGTGGCTCACAGAGATACAGAAGGCAGCTCTGCTCAAAGAGCTTTCCGAAGAGGAGCAACTGAGACGTGCATACGGGGCCACGGGTCTTAGATCGTTGCTGAAAAGTGGTCCGTTGCTCTACTGCACGCTTATTTATCTTCTTATTCAGATGAGTGTGTATGGTGTGGTCTTTTACCTGCCGACGCTGGTGGGGGCGATGCTGGGCCGGACGATGGGCTTTAAGGTGGGCCTTGTATCAGCTATCCCGTGGGTTTGTGCGGTTGCGGCCACTTATTGGATACCACGTACGGCAGACCGTCATCGGAATCATCGGCTGCTCGCTGGCCTGACACTCTTTGGTGCCGGGATAGCAAGCGCGCTGTTCGGGTCGGGAAGCTCGCTCGTAGCCATGCTCGCTTTATGCTTCGCTGCGTCAGGGTTCATCGCTGTCCAGCCACTGTTCTGGACGCTTCCCATGGGTTATCTGGCTGACAATGCAGCTGCGGGTGGACTTGCTCTGATCAATGCAGCAGGGGCCGTGGGGGGATTCCTAGCGCCCAATGCGAAGGTTTGGGCGGATACTCAGTTTAGCTTCCCTCGGGCTGGACTGTATCTACTTGCAGGCTTTTCTTTACTAGCTGCAATACTTATCCTGGGCGTGAGAAAGATCGAACTATCGCGCGTGAGAGGTTGA
- a CDS encoding glycosyl hydrolase yields MIRSKSTAIATLIVLCLPGVGAIKAHGQASQDSMMREFENPPNSARPRVWWHWMNGNITKEGIDLDLHWMNRVGIAGFQTFDAALATPQVVPKRLVYMTPEWKDAFKYATTLAGQLGMEEAIAGSPGWSETGGPWVPASQGMKKYVWSETVVEGGHPFTGKLAHPPINTGSFQDLGVHDALEAPKGSKPIPQFYADSVVIAYRRPAGDIPLESLHPVITASSGTPDFSILSDGKLQNTTNLPIPSAGGEAWIQYEFSTPQTIRALTLAMKNIGGLPAALSGIGNPEKTLESSSDGSNFQTVAQIPDGQSPEYTISFPAVTAKYFRVVFKRKLPPPLPDWAKNIDPHSFGIKLGAPPTEYEISELELHTDGRVNRFEEKAAFVPVPDLYEYATPSEPSADAVQKNDVIDVTSKVRPDGTMDWTPPAGNWVVLRFGYSLLGITNHPATAEATGLEVDKLNRGFVKNYMNNYLDSYKQTVGADQMGKRGIEYVITDSWEAGAQNWTDDMIVEFKKRRGYDPIPWMPVLTGQVVESAKASDDFLWDLRKTIADLTADEHYGQVEASLKERGMGHYGESHEAGRAFIADGMEVKKLDDIPMGAMWTQTPGVNEVQYDFNADDRESASVAHIYGQNIAAAESMTAAAAPWAWSPATLKPTADQELLNGINRIVIHESAHQPLIGKAPGLTLGPFGQWFNRNETWADEAGPWIDYLARSSYMLQQGRFDADLLYFYGEDSNLTAIFNKKAPEIPAGYGFDYINADGLIHAISVANGLLTTKSGMSYRVLGLDPYAKHMSLPVLRAIDKLVREGAVVAGPKPVDDPSLADDQAEFQRLNEALFGDGTGVHHVGKGEVFAGQSLNEVLTALKVAPDFDYTKGEGDTQIQFNHRKLTDGDIYFVDNRSDRDASVDASFRVAGKLPEIWHAETGKSEPVSYKIADGRTTVPLHLEPWGTAFVVFRKPAKESSHQLPPKTETNVATVSGPWTVAFQPGRGAPDSINLEKLISWSDSTNQGVKYFSGIGTYTTTLQAEPQWFQKNAHLWIDLGDVKNMADVTVNGKDLGQIWHAPYRVDVTGALKPGANEVTIKVTNAWVNRLIGDEQPGTTVKYTFADVKPYRANSPLLPSGLLGPVRISSVATQQ; encoded by the coding sequence ATGATCAGAAGCAAATCGACAGCAATCGCCACTCTCATAGTGCTCTGCCTTCCAGGTGTTGGCGCCATCAAGGCGCATGGACAGGCCAGTCAAGATTCGATGATGCGTGAATTCGAAAATCCGCCAAACAGCGCTCGACCACGCGTGTGGTGGCACTGGATGAATGGAAACATCACAAAAGAGGGAATCGATCTCGATCTGCACTGGATGAACAGGGTGGGAATCGCGGGCTTTCAGACCTTCGACGCTGCTTTGGCAACACCACAGGTAGTGCCAAAGAGATTGGTGTACATGACGCCCGAGTGGAAGGACGCGTTTAAGTACGCGACGACACTTGCCGGGCAACTCGGTATGGAAGAGGCGATCGCAGGTTCCCCGGGGTGGAGTGAGACCGGTGGTCCATGGGTTCCGGCTTCGCAGGGGATGAAGAAATACGTATGGAGCGAGACGGTTGTTGAGGGCGGTCATCCATTCACCGGTAAGCTGGCCCATCCTCCGATCAATACTGGCTCGTTTCAGGATCTCGGTGTGCATGATGCGTTGGAGGCACCGAAAGGTTCGAAGCCTATTCCTCAGTTCTATGCCGACTCGGTTGTGATCGCGTACCGCAGGCCTGCTGGCGATATTCCGCTTGAATCTCTGCATCCAGTCATAACGGCTAGCAGCGGTACACCTGACTTTTCCATCCTTTCTGATGGAAAGTTGCAGAACACGACGAATCTGCCTATCCCGAGCGCGGGTGGCGAGGCCTGGATACAGTATGAGTTCTCTACTCCGCAGACAATCCGTGCGCTGACGCTGGCGATGAAAAACATCGGTGGATTGCCTGCGGCTCTCTCCGGGATCGGTAATCCTGAGAAAACCCTGGAGTCGAGTAGCGACGGAAGTAATTTTCAAACGGTTGCACAGATTCCCGATGGGCAATCGCCGGAGTATACGATATCGTTTCCGGCCGTGACGGCGAAGTACTTCCGCGTTGTGTTCAAGCGGAAACTTCCTCCACCTCTGCCTGATTGGGCAAAAAATATAGATCCCCACTCGTTCGGCATCAAGCTTGGGGCGCCTCCAACGGAGTACGAAATATCTGAGTTGGAATTACACACGGACGGTCGGGTAAATCGCTTCGAGGAAAAGGCGGCGTTTGTTCCCGTGCCGGATCTGTATGAGTACGCAACTCCATCGGAGCCTTCTGCGGATGCGGTGCAGAAGAACGACGTCATTGATGTGACCAGCAAAGTGCGGCCCGACGGCACGATGGATTGGACGCCTCCCGCCGGCAACTGGGTCGTTCTTCGCTTCGGCTATTCGTTGCTTGGCATCACCAATCATCCTGCGACGGCCGAAGCCACGGGTCTCGAGGTGGACAAGCTGAACCGCGGCTTTGTCAAGAATTACATGAACAACTATCTGGACAGTTATAAGCAGACCGTCGGCGCCGATCAGATGGGCAAGCGTGGTATCGAGTATGTGATTACCGATAGCTGGGAGGCGGGAGCGCAGAACTGGACCGACGACATGATTGTGGAGTTCAAGAAGCGGCGTGGCTACGATCCGATTCCGTGGATGCCGGTACTCACGGGCCAGGTTGTCGAGAGCGCCAAGGCTAGCGATGATTTTCTATGGGACTTGCGCAAGACCATTGCAGACCTGACCGCGGATGAACACTACGGCCAGGTAGAAGCGTCTCTGAAGGAACGGGGAATGGGACACTACGGAGAGTCCCATGAGGCAGGCCGCGCTTTTATCGCCGATGGGATGGAAGTCAAAAAGTTGGATGACATCCCGATGGGGGCGATGTGGACTCAGACACCCGGGGTAAATGAGGTGCAGTACGATTTCAACGCGGACGATCGTGAATCAGCGTCTGTGGCGCACATTTACGGTCAAAACATTGCCGCCGCAGAGTCGATGACCGCAGCTGCCGCTCCGTGGGCGTGGTCGCCTGCTACGCTGAAGCCGACTGCGGATCAGGAGCTACTCAACGGCATCAACCGGATCGTCATTCACGAGTCGGCACACCAGCCACTGATCGGCAAAGCACCTGGTTTAACCCTCGGACCTTTCGGACAATGGTTCAATCGCAACGAGACCTGGGCGGACGAAGCGGGTCCGTGGATCGATTACCTTGCGCGCAGCAGTTACATGCTGCAGCAGGGGCGGTTCGATGCCGACTTGCTCTACTTCTATGGTGAGGATTCCAACCTGACCGCAATCTTCAATAAGAAGGCGCCGGAGATACCTGCGGGATACGGCTTCGACTACATCAATGCGGATGGACTGATTCACGCGATCAGCGTAGCCAACGGCCTGCTCACAACGAAGAGCGGTATGAGTTACCGTGTCCTCGGACTTGATCCCTACGCGAAGCATATGTCGCTTCCCGTGCTTCGCGCCATCGACAAGCTGGTGCGAGAGGGCGCCGTAGTGGCCGGTCCGAAGCCGGTTGACGATCCCAGCCTCGCCGATGATCAGGCGGAGTTCCAACGCTTGAATGAAGCACTCTTTGGGGACGGTACGGGCGTTCACCACGTCGGCAAAGGCGAGGTGTTTGCCGGACAGAGTCTGAACGAGGTTCTCACTGCCTTGAAAGTGGCCCCAGACTTCGACTACACCAAGGGAGAGGGTGACACACAGATTCAGTTTAATCATCGCAAGTTGACTGACGGTGATATTTACTTTGTGGACAACCGCAGCGACCGAGACGCGTCAGTGGATGCAAGCTTCCGAGTGGCGGGTAAACTGCCTGAGATATGGCATGCTGAGACCGGGAAATCGGAGCCAGTATCATATAAGATCGCGGATGGCCGCACGACCGTACCCTTGCACCTGGAGCCATGGGGCACAGCGTTCGTTGTATTTCGCAAACCTGCCAAAGAATCATCGCATCAGCTTCCTCCTAAGACGGAGACGAACGTTGCCACGGTCAGCGGGCCATGGACTGTTGCTTTTCAGCCAGGTCGCGGAGCACCGGATTCCATCAACCTGGAAAAACTGATCTCATGGAGCGATAGTACCAACCAAGGCGTGAAGTATTTCTCGGGCATTGGAACATACACGACGACTCTTCAGGCCGAGCCGCAGTGGTTTCAGAAGAACGCGCACCTTTGGATCGATCTCGGCGACGTAAAAAACATGGCGGATGTAACGGTGAACGGCAAGGACCTGGGCCAGATCTGGCACGCGCCCTATCGAGTCGATGTGACGGGGGCGCTGAAGCCTGGCGCGAACGAGGTCACAATCAAAGTGACCAATGCCTGGGTGAATCGTCTGATCGGTGACGAACAACCAGGTACCACGGTGAAATATACCTTCGCCGACGTCAAGCCATATCGGGCAAACTCGCCTTTACTGCCTTCGGGGCTGCTGGGACCGGTGCGGATCTCCTCAGTAGCGACGCAGCAGTAG
- a CDS encoding Ig-like domain-containing protein yields the protein MQKHNSYKIWLVAFLLIFVTTGCKDLDKNPGTPGLNLPTVVSVSPSNGTTAACGLSVVNATFSEAMDPSTINGTTFTLAGPNGTAVSGQVSYNSTNKTATFTLSAPLAENTKYTATITTGAKDLYGNAVASNYVWSFTSGICIVIPPPVLPTVVTVGPINGSQTACISTVVTAAFNEQMKSSTINASTFTVMGPNNSSVTGTVTYNSSGNIATFTPSSSTPLVVGAQYTATITTGAQDAAGDALASDYVWNFTTSACTVPVVPTVVTVTPANGACPNTLVTGTFSEAMNPTTINSSTFTLAGAGAAGTVSYDLPSLTATYTPSAPLSLNTSYTATITTGAKDLSGNGLANDEVWTFTTSSVACQQAVPLNSAANFLVLAGSTVTNTGPTSLTGGNLGLSPGSAVTGFPPGTLTPPAAMFLTDPTAAQAQLDLTAAYNYAAGVQGAAVLPGDMTGLTFTPGVYKTSSTVQLSSGNVTLDAQGNQDAVFIFQVGSTLTTLGSTQVILAGKAQAKNVFWQVGSSATLGTNSAFSGTILSLQSITLDTGASLHGRALASNGAVTLDSNAVTAP from the coding sequence ATGCAGAAACACAATAGCTACAAGATCTGGTTAGTAGCATTCCTACTTATTTTTGTTACCACCGGATGTAAAGACCTAGACAAGAATCCCGGTACTCCCGGACTCAACTTACCTACCGTAGTTTCCGTCAGCCCTTCGAATGGCACCACTGCTGCCTGTGGTCTCAGCGTTGTGAATGCCACCTTCAGCGAAGCGATGGATCCTTCCACGATCAACGGCACCACCTTCACGTTGGCCGGACCGAATGGAACAGCAGTATCGGGACAGGTTTCCTACAATTCCACAAATAAAACGGCGACTTTTACTTTATCCGCGCCTCTTGCCGAAAATACGAAATATACGGCGACAATCACCACAGGCGCCAAAGATCTGTACGGAAACGCAGTCGCCAGCAATTATGTGTGGAGCTTCACTTCGGGCATATGCATCGTGATTCCACCGCCCGTTTTGCCCACAGTCGTAACAGTGGGACCGATCAATGGCAGCCAGACTGCATGTATAAGCACGGTTGTTACCGCAGCCTTCAACGAACAGATGAAGTCTTCTACCATCAATGCTTCTACCTTTACAGTAATGGGGCCGAACAACTCTTCTGTGACAGGCACGGTTACTTATAATTCTTCAGGCAATATCGCGACGTTCACCCCATCTTCCTCCACTCCCCTGGTTGTCGGCGCGCAGTATACGGCCACCATCACAACGGGAGCCCAAGATGCGGCGGGCGACGCCTTAGCGAGCGACTATGTCTGGAATTTCACGACATCCGCTTGCACTGTGCCGGTTGTGCCAACAGTGGTTACGGTTACTCCTGCCAATGGAGCTTGTCCGAACACGCTGGTCACGGGCACTTTCAGCGAAGCAATGAACCCAACCACGATCAATAGCAGCACTTTCACTCTTGCTGGAGCGGGCGCCGCAGGAACCGTGAGCTACGATCTGCCCAGCCTGACGGCAACCTATACCCCGAGCGCGCCGCTCTCGCTGAATACCTCGTACACCGCCACAATCACGACGGGAGCCAAGGATCTCTCCGGCAATGGGCTCGCAAACGACGAGGTTTGGACCTTCACAACCTCAAGTGTGGCGTGCCAACAGGCCGTTCCTCTGAACTCAGCGGCTAATTTTCTGGTGCTCGCGGGATCGACTGTGACGAATACGGGCCCAACCAGTCTCACAGGCGGAAACCTCGGACTTAGCCCGGGATCGGCGGTCACGGGATTTCCTCCAGGAACGCTTACCCCACCGGCAGCCATGTTCCTGACGGATCCGACTGCAGCACAGGCGCAACTGGATTTGACAGCCGCTTATAACTACGCGGCCGGAGTCCAGGGAGCGGCAGTTCTGCCGGGAGACATGACCGGCCTGACCTTCACACCGGGAGTGTACAAGACGTCCAGCACTGTCCAACTATCGTCAGGCAATGTGACTCTAGACGCTCAAGGCAATCAGGATGCTGTCTTCATCTTCCAGGTCGGCTCTACGCTAACGACGCTAGGTTCCACGCAAGTCATTCTCGCGGGAAAGGCGCAGGCAAAGAACGTCTTCTGGCAGGTCGGCAGCTCGGCGACGCTTGGCACAAACTCCGCCTTTAGTGGGACGATCCTGTCTCTCCAATCGATCACATTGGATACCGGTGCGAGTCTGCACGGCAGAGCATTGGCCAGCAATGGCGCGGTCACCCTGGACAGCAACGCAGTTACTGCCCCCTAA
- a CDS encoding ATP-binding protein translates to MRGLFFKIFAIFWLAQSLIFVISTTLIVRQRFPGPNILSDALDSNLQHDGAVALRAYEAGGCSSFAANATRHEPSGSALLDQSGHTVCRTSNALSLRDLVPRFPDRVDGRMVASGYVWLVPVVSTNGTHYEYVWFQPPSSRPQRHGWNLMHFAFPQLPVAIAVGGLTTFVLVLLFSRPLVRLRKAARELAGGNLSARVEEAPSGPLRPNSDEFQGLVHDFNHMAERLESLVGAQKLLLRDVSHELRSPLARLSVALELAHEDAAPELGKHLSRIEREAERLNQLVGQLLTLSSMEARENTTGFKPISLNEICEQILPDAEYEAQRRPCTVVLAQDSDCTIRGDWELLYRAIENVIRNALRYTYPNTVVTIRITEMSVEAKRFAKIEVDDCGPGILDAELEHIFRPFYRVDQARSSSTGGFGVGLAITERAVRLHGGTLRATNRLEGGTCIQMIFPTNCQAMKPPTIGTL, encoded by the coding sequence ATGCGCGGATTATTCTTCAAGATCTTTGCAATCTTCTGGCTCGCTCAAAGCTTAATCTTCGTCATCTCAACGACGTTGATCGTCCGGCAACGTTTTCCAGGTCCAAATATTCTTTCCGATGCACTCGACAGTAATCTTCAACACGATGGCGCTGTTGCTCTTCGAGCCTATGAAGCTGGCGGTTGCAGTAGCTTTGCAGCTAACGCCACGCGCCACGAACCCTCCGGTTCGGCGCTCCTCGATCAGAGTGGGCACACCGTCTGTCGCACTTCGAACGCACTTTCGCTAAGGGATTTAGTTCCACGTTTCCCTGATAGGGTCGACGGAAGGATGGTAGCGAGTGGTTATGTCTGGCTTGTTCCGGTTGTGTCCACCAACGGCACGCACTACGAGTATGTCTGGTTTCAGCCTCCCTCGAGTCGACCACAGCGGCACGGGTGGAATCTTATGCATTTCGCGTTCCCGCAACTGCCCGTTGCGATCGCCGTGGGTGGCCTGACAACTTTTGTCTTGGTGCTTCTATTCAGCCGTCCCCTCGTACGTTTACGGAAGGCGGCGCGTGAACTCGCTGGGGGAAATCTCAGCGCGCGCGTCGAAGAAGCACCTTCAGGCCCATTAAGGCCAAACTCGGATGAGTTCCAGGGTCTCGTCCACGACTTCAACCACATGGCAGAAAGGCTCGAGTCCCTGGTCGGTGCTCAAAAACTTCTATTACGCGACGTCTCTCATGAGCTTCGCTCGCCGCTCGCAAGATTAAGTGTCGCCCTCGAGTTGGCACATGAGGATGCGGCACCTGAACTCGGCAAGCACTTATCGCGCATCGAACGAGAAGCTGAAAGACTCAACCAACTCGTCGGTCAGTTGCTCACCCTATCCTCGATGGAGGCACGGGAGAACACCACAGGGTTCAAACCAATCTCCCTCAATGAAATCTGCGAGCAGATCCTGCCGGATGCCGAATACGAAGCGCAACGGCGTCCCTGCACCGTCGTTCTGGCGCAGGATAGTGATTGCACGATCCGCGGCGATTGGGAGCTGCTGTACCGCGCAATTGAAAATGTAATTCGCAATGCACTTCGTTACACATACCCGAATACCGTGGTTACGATCCGGATCACCGAGATGTCTGTGGAGGCGAAGCGGTTTGCAAAGATTGAAGTGGACGACTGCGGCCCTGGCATACTGGACGCCGAACTGGAACACATCTTCCGGCCCTTCTACCGCGTTGATCAGGCACGCAGTTCTTCTACTGGCGGCTTTGGCGTCGGTCTGGCGATAACAGAACGTGCCGTCAGACTTCATGGGGGAACCCTGCGAGCGACGAACCGGCTGGAGGGCGGCACCTGCATCCAGATGATATTTCCCACCAATTGTCAAGCAATGAAGCCTCCCACAATTGGGACGCTATAG
- a CDS encoding GGDEF domain-containing protein gives MAALGCLQRGFNGPIETRRSWNLIAAGLVLWAVGQAGLSYLSGAFDLRQMLAPTWNFFFFAYGIPIILALSSANENVGLRSFLWPDGAIAAIVVVLANLQLFSSAPGWSRLVPLSVTDLGNIYNIQNVLLACACTLRLLLSSRGEKRTIYSILSGFLWINALVWAILSSFKEMPVPIRNALWELPFLLLLTALAFWPQSHGSKVAKGTGILTVGFLVDNLSPVLLTIGVIILASEIKREHIVFKVLSMTIAVVLFGIRTAIRQSDYFRGHLQIVESQQALEEANVQLTRDAVRDGLTGAYNRRYFDQTLTEEWKRASRAQQPLSLIMVDVDHFKSLNDHYGHPTGDAVLRAIVRTLTTVLRRPNDLLARYGGEEFAVILPGTDLKGAMLVAEHMRASIEAREIPNDRSGSGRVVTLSVGVASDQPAIGGTQQELLDRVDSALYRAKSQGRNRICS, from the coding sequence TTGGCCGCGCTAGGATGCTTGCAGCGTGGTTTTAACGGCCCCATTGAGACAAGAAGAAGCTGGAACCTGATAGCCGCGGGTCTCGTTCTTTGGGCTGTTGGGCAGGCTGGGCTTTCATATTTGAGCGGTGCCTTCGATTTACGGCAGATGCTTGCTCCAACGTGGAACTTCTTTTTCTTTGCTTACGGAATTCCAATCATATTGGCGTTGTCTTCTGCCAATGAGAATGTGGGGCTTCGATCGTTTCTGTGGCCGGATGGGGCGATTGCAGCAATCGTCGTCGTATTGGCCAATTTGCAGCTCTTTTCAAGTGCTCCCGGCTGGAGTCGCTTAGTGCCGCTTTCTGTAACCGACCTTGGAAATATCTACAACATACAGAACGTCCTGCTCGCCTGTGCATGTACGTTGCGTTTGCTTTTATCTTCGCGGGGAGAGAAGAGGACGATCTATTCCATCCTTTCAGGATTTCTGTGGATCAATGCTCTGGTTTGGGCGATCTTGAGCTCCTTTAAGGAGATGCCCGTGCCGATCCGAAATGCCCTATGGGAACTGCCGTTTCTTTTGCTCCTGACTGCGCTTGCGTTCTGGCCGCAATCTCACGGCTCTAAGGTAGCTAAAGGAACTGGGATCTTGACAGTAGGGTTTTTGGTGGACAATTTAAGCCCGGTTTTGTTAACGATAGGCGTGATCATCCTGGCCTCCGAAATCAAGAGAGAACACATTGTCTTCAAAGTCCTCTCGATGACCATCGCTGTTGTGCTTTTTGGTATTCGAACGGCCATACGCCAAAGCGACTACTTTCGTGGGCACTTGCAAATCGTTGAGAGCCAACAGGCATTGGAAGAAGCGAATGTTCAACTGACCCGAGATGCGGTACGAGATGGTCTGACGGGTGCATACAATCGACGGTACTTTGATCAGACGCTTACCGAAGAATGGAAGAGAGCGAGCCGCGCACAGCAGCCTCTCTCACTGATTATGGTCGATGTCGATCACTTCAAATCGCTTAACGACCACTATGGACATCCAACGGGGGATGCCGTTCTGCGTGCGATCGTTCGGACTCTGACGACCGTGTTAAGGCGCCCAAATGATCTACTCGCACGCTACGGAGGCGAGGAATTCGCTGTGATTCTGCCTGGAACTGATTTGAAGGGAGCCATGCTAGTCGCCGAACACATGAGGGCTTCAATCGAGGCAAGAGAGATCCCAAATGATCGATCAGGTTCGGGTCGAGTAGTAACTTTGAGTGTAGGCGTGGCGAGCGACCAGCCTGCGATTGGGGGCACCCAGCAGGAACTGCTGGATAGGGTCGATTCAGCTCTCTATCGCGCTAAATCGCAAGGAAGAAATCGAATTTGCTCTTAG